The following coding sequences lie in one Arthrobacter sp. PGP41 genomic window:
- a CDS encoding malate:quinone oxidoreductase → MTFISKTPHADVVLIGGGIMSATLGAFLKQLEPDWTISLFERLDQPGLESSGPWNNAGTGHAALCELNYSPAAKDGSVDPSKALQINEQFQLSRQFWSHLVDRNLIGSPKGFINTVPHMSFVIGEGHTRFLRTRYEALKPHTLFRSMEYSEDHGQIAKWAPLIVKGRDPKQRIAATRAAEGTDVDFGALTRELTTYLGNNGVEINYGHDVTGISRASDGGWNLSLKHPKSGEHGKIHAKFVFVGAGGGALHLLQASGIPESKGYGGFPVSGQFFRCTDEAIAAQHSAKVYGQASVGAPPMSVPHLDTRYVDGKRSLLFGPYAGFSTNFLKNGSYLDLPRSIRPGNIIPMLAVAKDNMDLTAYLVKEVAKRHGDKVEALREYYPEAKDGDWELITAGQRVQIIKKDPQKGGILQFGTEVIAGRDGSIGALLGASPGASTAVPIMIELLKKTFPRNFKGWQSKLKDMMPGYGVKLDENPELAVELEKATAKSLQLESVNAGR, encoded by the coding sequence GTGACCTTCATTTCCAAGACCCCACATGCCGACGTCGTCCTGATTGGCGGCGGCATCATGAGCGCCACGCTGGGGGCTTTCCTCAAGCAGCTGGAGCCGGACTGGACCATCTCCCTGTTCGAACGGCTGGACCAGCCCGGGCTGGAAAGCTCCGGCCCTTGGAACAACGCCGGCACCGGCCACGCAGCCCTCTGCGAGCTCAACTATTCCCCTGCAGCCAAAGACGGCTCAGTGGACCCCTCCAAGGCACTGCAGATCAATGAACAGTTCCAGCTGTCCCGCCAGTTCTGGTCCCACTTGGTGGACCGGAACCTGATCGGCTCGCCCAAGGGCTTCATCAACACCGTGCCGCACATGAGCTTCGTCATCGGCGAGGGCCACACCCGCTTCCTGCGGACCCGCTACGAGGCCCTCAAGCCCCATACCCTCTTCCGGAGCATGGAGTACTCCGAGGACCACGGCCAGATCGCCAAGTGGGCGCCGCTGATCGTGAAGGGGCGCGATCCCAAGCAGCGTATCGCCGCTACCCGCGCCGCCGAGGGCACCGACGTCGACTTCGGGGCACTCACCCGCGAACTGACCACCTACCTCGGGAACAACGGCGTCGAAATCAACTACGGCCATGACGTCACGGGAATCTCCAGGGCGTCCGACGGCGGCTGGAACCTTTCGCTGAAACACCCCAAGTCAGGCGAGCACGGCAAGATCCACGCCAAGTTCGTCTTTGTGGGCGCCGGCGGAGGCGCCCTGCACCTGCTCCAGGCTTCGGGCATCCCGGAAAGCAAGGGCTACGGCGGGTTCCCTGTCTCGGGACAGTTCTTCCGCTGCACGGACGAGGCCATCGCCGCCCAGCACAGTGCCAAGGTCTACGGCCAGGCATCGGTGGGCGCGCCGCCCATGTCGGTGCCTCACCTTGACACCCGGTACGTGGACGGAAAGCGTTCGCTGCTGTTCGGACCGTACGCCGGGTTCTCCACGAACTTCCTGAAGAACGGTTCCTACCTCGATCTTCCGCGGTCCATCAGGCCGGGCAACATCATTCCTATGCTGGCGGTGGCGAAGGACAACATGGACCTCACCGCGTACCTGGTCAAGGAAGTGGCCAAACGCCACGGCGACAAGGTCGAAGCGCTGCGTGAGTACTACCCGGAGGCAAAGGACGGTGACTGGGAACTGATCACCGCCGGCCAGCGTGTACAGATCATTAAGAAGGATCCGCAGAAGGGCGGCATCCTCCAGTTCGGAACTGAAGTGATCGCCGGCCGTGACGGTTCCATCGGTGCGCTCCTGGGCGCGTCCCCCGGAGCCTCCACCGCGGTCCCTATCATGATCGAACTGCTGAAGAAGACCTTCCCGCGGAACTTCAAGGGCTGGCAGTCCAAGCTCAAGGACATGATGCCCGGCTACGGGGTAAAGCTGGACGAGAACCCGGAGCTGGCCGTCGAGCTGGAAAAGGCAACAGCCAAGTCGCTTCAGCTGGAGAGCGTTAACGCCGGCCGCTGA
- a CDS encoding LLM class flavin-dependent oxidoreductase has product MQIGVFSVSDITTDPTTGRTPTENERIKASVAIAKKVEEIGMDVYALGEHHNRPFFSSSPTTTLAYIAAQTERITLSTATTLITTNDPVKIAEDFAMLQHLADGRVDLVLGRGNTAPVYPWFGKNIQDGVELAIENYSLLRKLWDEDTVNWSGKFRTPLQNFTSTPRPLDGVAPFVWHGSIRTPQIAEVAAYFGDGFFANNIFWPKEHYQQLIGLYRERYEHYGHGKADQAIVGLGGQFFMRKNSQYAVKEFRPYFDNAPVYGHGPSLEDFTSQTPLTVGSPQEVIEKTLTFREYFGDYQRQLFLIDHAGLPLKTVLEQLDLFGEEVLPVLRKEYAARKPAHVPEAPTHAGRVAALLAAQDAEKSAAEA; this is encoded by the coding sequence ATGCAAATCGGTGTTTTCAGCGTCAGCGACATCACCACGGACCCCACCACAGGCCGGACCCCCACCGAGAACGAACGGATCAAAGCGTCCGTGGCCATCGCAAAAAAGGTGGAGGAAATCGGAATGGATGTCTACGCCCTGGGCGAGCACCATAACCGGCCGTTCTTCTCCTCATCCCCTACCACCACCCTTGCCTACATCGCCGCCCAGACGGAGCGGATCACGCTGTCCACGGCTACCACGCTGATCACCACGAATGATCCGGTCAAGATCGCCGAAGACTTCGCAATGCTCCAGCACCTGGCTGACGGCCGGGTGGACCTGGTCCTGGGCCGCGGCAACACGGCGCCGGTGTACCCGTGGTTCGGCAAGAACATCCAGGATGGCGTGGAGCTGGCCATCGAGAACTACAGCCTGCTTCGCAAGCTCTGGGACGAGGACACGGTGAACTGGTCCGGCAAGTTCCGGACCCCGCTGCAGAACTTCACGTCCACGCCACGGCCGCTCGACGGCGTCGCCCCCTTCGTGTGGCACGGTTCCATCCGTACTCCGCAGATCGCGGAAGTCGCGGCCTACTTCGGGGACGGCTTCTTCGCCAACAACATCTTCTGGCCCAAGGAGCACTACCAGCAGCTGATCGGCCTCTACCGGGAGCGCTACGAGCACTACGGTCACGGCAAAGCGGACCAGGCGATCGTGGGCCTGGGCGGACAGTTCTTCATGCGGAAGAACTCCCAGTACGCCGTCAAGGAGTTCCGCCCCTACTTCGACAATGCCCCCGTGTACGGGCACGGCCCGTCCCTGGAGGACTTCACCTCCCAGACGCCGCTGACCGTCGGCAGCCCGCAGGAGGTCATCGAAAAGACGCTGACTTTCCGGGAGTACTTCGGCGACTACCAGCGGCAACTGTTCCTGATCGACCACGCCGGCCTGCCACTGAAGACGGTGCTGGAGCAGCTGGACCTGTTCGGCGAGGAAGTCCTGCCCGTCCTGCGCAAGGAGTACGCCGCCCGCAAGCCCGCGCACGTCCCTGAGGCGCCCACGCACGCCGGCCGGGTTGCCGCGCTGCTGGCAGCGCAGGACGCCGAGAAGTCCGCTGCGGAGGCGTGA
- a CDS encoding MarR family winged helix-turn-helix transcriptional regulator, which yields MDHWPTGRLLSTAARLVEHSWNEKLGAIGLTHAGVIAIEVLDAQGPMTQAQLAQYVRVQAQTMGKTLSRLESHGHIVRVRSTSDRRSHVVSLTEQGKEAVKAAVEMERSVLASASIDPDLLRQELQAVVRELASQFATTPSTATGALVENTP from the coding sequence ATGGATCACTGGCCCACGGGGCGCCTCTTGTCCACTGCCGCGCGCCTCGTTGAACACTCCTGGAACGAAAAACTTGGTGCCATCGGACTCACCCATGCGGGCGTCATTGCCATCGAGGTTCTCGATGCGCAGGGCCCCATGACCCAGGCGCAGCTTGCCCAATACGTTCGTGTCCAGGCGCAGACCATGGGGAAGACGCTCAGCCGCCTTGAGTCCCACGGCCACATCGTCCGCGTCCGCAGCACGTCGGACCGCAGGAGCCACGTGGTGTCCCTCACCGAGCAGGGCAAAGAAGCTGTCAAGGCTGCGGTGGAGATGGAACGGTCGGTGCTGGCGTCAGCATCAATTGATCCGGACCTGCTGCGCCAGGAACTCCAGGCCGTCGTACGCGAACTCGCCAGCCAGTTTGCCACGACCCCCAGCACCGCCACCGGCGCGCTGGTGGAGAACACACCCTAG
- a CDS encoding transglutaminase-like domain-containing protein, with amino-acid sequence MERIVSARLVFRTTANTKVAMAVAAARNDGYSSFGESLSITADGRQVPVSEVPDHHGGRLHYMEFTDPAEVTVEYSATVAGKALPEEAGLADRIRYVRPSRYAESDRLLPTAYAEFEGLCGGELLLAVRNWVNGELRYMSGSSRGTDGAVETLLSRRGVCRDFAHLAIALLRSKDIPARLAAVYAPGLSPMDFHAVAEAYVEGAWHVIDPTGLAPRESMLRITAGRDSADTAFLSTVGGSLTLNQMQVTAVVNGDLPVEDPARLVALG; translated from the coding sequence ATGGAACGCATTGTTTCCGCACGCCTGGTTTTCAGGACCACCGCCAACACCAAGGTGGCCATGGCCGTCGCCGCGGCGAGGAACGACGGCTATTCCTCCTTTGGGGAGAGCCTGTCCATCACAGCCGACGGCCGGCAGGTTCCCGTATCCGAGGTGCCGGACCATCACGGCGGCAGGCTGCACTACATGGAGTTCACTGACCCTGCCGAGGTGACCGTGGAATACTCCGCGACTGTGGCGGGGAAGGCACTGCCCGAGGAAGCCGGGCTGGCCGACCGGATCCGCTACGTCCGGCCCAGCCGCTACGCGGAGTCCGACCGCCTGTTGCCCACCGCGTACGCCGAGTTCGAAGGACTCTGCGGAGGCGAACTGCTGCTCGCGGTCCGGAACTGGGTGAACGGGGAACTCCGGTACATGAGCGGCTCTTCCCGCGGCACGGACGGTGCGGTGGAGACACTCCTCAGCCGCCGTGGGGTGTGCCGCGACTTCGCGCACCTGGCCATTGCACTGCTGAGGTCCAAGGACATCCCGGCCCGCCTGGCGGCGGTGTACGCCCCCGGCCTGAGCCCCATGGACTTCCACGCCGTGGCCGAAGCATACGTGGAAGGCGCGTGGCACGTCATCGATCCCACCGGGCTGGCCCCGCGGGAGTCGATGCTTCGGATCACTGCGGGCAGGGACTCGGCCGACACGGCGTTCCTCTCAACGGTGGGCGGAAGCCTGACGCTGAACCAGATGCAGGTGACAGCCGTGGTCAACGGAGACCTCCCGGTTGAGGATCCCGCCCGCCTGGTGGCGCTGGGCTAG
- the bcp gene encoding thioredoxin-dependent thiol peroxidase, whose protein sequence is MADRLVTGDDAPGFTLKDSSGAHVSLSGRPGRHTIVYFYPAAATPGCTKEACDFRDNLASLQSAGYDVLGISPDPVEKLAKFAAKEELTFPLLSDADHAVAEAYGAWGEKKNYGKTYEGLIRSTIVVDREGKVALAQYNVRATGHVAKLRRDLNLDA, encoded by the coding sequence TTGGCTGACAGACTCGTAACCGGAGACGACGCACCCGGTTTCACACTGAAGGACTCTTCCGGTGCGCACGTCAGTTTGTCCGGGCGCCCCGGCCGCCACACCATCGTGTACTTCTACCCGGCAGCCGCGACACCGGGGTGCACCAAGGAGGCGTGCGACTTCCGCGACAACCTTGCCTCCCTCCAGTCGGCCGGCTATGACGTGCTGGGCATCTCTCCCGATCCGGTGGAAAAACTGGCAAAGTTCGCGGCGAAGGAAGAGCTCACTTTTCCCTTGCTCTCGGACGCGGACCATGCGGTTGCGGAGGCCTACGGTGCCTGGGGCGAGAAGAAGAACTACGGCAAGACGTACGAGGGACTGATCCGTTCGACCATCGTGGTGGACCGGGAGGGCAAAGTTGCCCTGGCCCAGTACAACGTCCGGGCCACGGGCCATGTTGCCAAACTGCGGCGGGACCTGAACCTCGACGCCTGA
- a CDS encoding efflux RND transporter permease subunit — MFRLAQLSLANRALIALVTVFASVFGVITMSSLKQELIPSIEFPQITVLTAMPGASPEVVDKQVSRPLETALNGVEGLESTSSTSRNGVSQITMVFTYGSNLDRARNQIDRAISNAKRTLPEDVQPQAFAGSINDFPIVFLAVSSDKGLSELNADLQRLSVPRLQKIDGVRGADVTGGATQHIEILPRPDAMAASGATIASIRDAMANNGALVPAGTLEEQGKTLSLQIGSPVDSLDAIKALPLAGARNAATIGAVADVALKDDERTSITRTNGAETLAVSITKKPEGDTVGISHAVRDTLDDLEAELGSNARFTPVFDQAPFIEKSIKDLTTEGMLGLGFAVAVILVFLMSTRSTLVTAVSIPLSLLITFIGLSATGYSLNILTLGALTIAIGRVVDDSIVVIENIKRHLSYGEDKVTAILTAIREVAGAITASTLTTVAVFLPIAFVGELAGELFRPFALTVTMALLASLLVSLTIVPVLAYWFLKNTGAAPGAAAAGSAAARRNADEARKKALEAEQRSRLQRGYLPILTKTQKHPVVTLVAAVLVLGATAAMAPLLATNLLGNSGQNSLTVRQVLPAGTSLADTSAAAIRLEEVLRGIDGVKDVQVTSGNAQAGFAALTSTGSSNSTFTVVTEETANQARLQETVRNELAKVPDSGKVSVGTQQGGFGTSSTVDITLKAATTADLREASDTMVSAMTGVPGTSEVATNLAASQPVVQVKVDRAKTVAAGLNEEQVAGVLASTISPIPAGTVRIDTDDFPVRIGKGTRFTSIDAVRQIPLPAAGGPVTLGTIAAVEQVEVPVSITASNGQRTARISVTPSGSNLGAVNAEVQKRLGEVQLPAGVTAEIGGATTQQQESFQQLGLALLAAIAIVYVIMVATFKSLIQPLILLVSVPFAATGAVALLLVTGVPLGLPSLIGMLMLVGIVVTNAIVLIDLINQYRQPRDGRPGMNVADAITHGSRQRLRPILMTALATVFALTPMALGLTGGGGFISQPLAVVVIGGLISSTALTLVLVPVLYRLVEGRRERQALLRELQARPEFGPGADVDEEFRDWTTGMVPRTSGRRAAPGSPE; from the coding sequence ATGTTCCGGCTGGCACAACTCTCACTTGCGAACCGGGCCCTGATTGCACTGGTCACAGTCTTCGCGTCCGTTTTCGGCGTGATCACCATGTCGTCGCTGAAGCAGGAACTCATCCCGTCGATCGAGTTCCCGCAGATCACGGTGCTGACCGCCATGCCGGGTGCCTCCCCTGAGGTGGTGGACAAGCAGGTGAGCAGGCCGCTGGAGACTGCCCTGAACGGCGTGGAGGGGCTGGAATCCACCTCCTCCACGTCCCGCAACGGTGTCTCCCAGATCACCATGGTGTTCACGTACGGTTCCAACCTGGACCGGGCGCGGAACCAGATCGACCGGGCCATCTCCAACGCCAAGCGGACCCTGCCCGAGGACGTCCAACCGCAGGCATTCGCCGGCAGCATCAATGATTTCCCCATCGTTTTCCTGGCGGTTTCCTCGGACAAGGGCCTCAGCGAGCTCAACGCCGACCTCCAGCGGCTGAGCGTGCCCCGCCTGCAGAAGATCGACGGCGTCCGGGGCGCCGACGTGACAGGCGGCGCTACCCAGCACATCGAGATCCTTCCCCGCCCCGACGCTATGGCGGCGTCCGGTGCCACCATCGCTTCCATCCGGGATGCCATGGCCAATAACGGCGCGCTGGTCCCGGCCGGAACGCTGGAGGAGCAGGGGAAGACGCTGTCACTGCAGATCGGCAGCCCGGTCGATTCATTGGACGCCATCAAGGCGCTTCCCCTTGCCGGGGCCAGGAACGCCGCCACGATCGGCGCCGTGGCGGACGTTGCCCTCAAGGATGACGAACGGACCTCCATCACCCGGACCAACGGTGCCGAAACGCTTGCCGTGTCCATCACCAAGAAGCCTGAAGGCGACACGGTCGGCATCTCGCACGCGGTCCGGGACACCCTTGACGACCTCGAAGCCGAACTCGGCTCGAACGCCAGGTTCACCCCTGTCTTCGACCAGGCACCGTTCATCGAGAAATCCATCAAGGACCTCACCACGGAGGGCATGCTGGGCCTGGGTTTCGCCGTAGCTGTAATCCTTGTCTTCCTGATGTCCACCCGCTCCACGCTGGTCACGGCGGTCTCCATCCCGCTCTCGCTGCTGATCACCTTTATCGGGCTGTCCGCAACCGGTTATTCCCTGAACATCCTGACGCTCGGCGCGCTCACCATCGCCATCGGCCGGGTGGTGGACGACTCCATTGTGGTCATTGAAAACATCAAGCGGCACCTGAGCTACGGCGAAGACAAGGTCACCGCCATCCTGACCGCCATCAGGGAGGTGGCGGGGGCCATTACCGCATCCACGCTCACCACCGTGGCAGTCTTCCTCCCCATTGCCTTCGTCGGTGAGCTCGCGGGCGAGCTGTTCAGGCCGTTTGCCCTCACGGTCACCATGGCGCTGCTCGCATCCCTGCTGGTTTCGCTGACCATCGTCCCGGTGCTGGCGTACTGGTTCCTGAAGAACACCGGCGCCGCGCCAGGTGCGGCCGCGGCAGGTTCAGCCGCTGCCCGCCGCAATGCGGACGAGGCGCGGAAAAAGGCGCTGGAGGCGGAACAGCGGAGCCGGCTCCAGCGCGGGTACCTCCCGATCCTCACCAAGACCCAGAAGCATCCGGTGGTCACGCTTGTTGCCGCCGTCCTGGTGCTGGGCGCAACGGCGGCCATGGCACCCCTGCTGGCCACGAACCTCCTGGGAAACTCGGGCCAGAACAGCCTCACGGTCCGCCAGGTGCTGCCCGCCGGAACCAGTTTGGCGGACACCAGCGCGGCGGCAATCCGGCTGGAAGAAGTCCTTCGTGGCATCGACGGCGTGAAGGACGTCCAGGTGACGTCCGGCAACGCGCAGGCCGGGTTTGCCGCGCTCACCTCCACCGGGTCCTCGAACTCCACGTTTACGGTGGTCACGGAAGAGACGGCGAACCAGGCGCGGCTGCAGGAGACGGTGCGGAACGAACTGGCGAAGGTCCCCGATTCCGGGAAGGTCTCGGTGGGCACCCAACAGGGCGGCTTCGGCACATCGTCCACGGTGGACATCACGCTCAAGGCCGCCACCACCGCCGACCTCCGCGAGGCCAGCGACACCATGGTTTCAGCGATGACCGGCGTACCGGGCACCAGCGAGGTGGCTACCAACCTCGCGGCAAGCCAGCCGGTTGTCCAGGTCAAGGTGGACAGGGCGAAAACCGTCGCCGCCGGGCTCAACGAGGAACAGGTGGCGGGCGTGCTCGCGTCCACCATCAGCCCCATCCCCGCCGGAACCGTCCGGATCGACACGGATGACTTCCCGGTCCGGATCGGCAAAGGCACCAGGTTCACCAGCATCGACGCCGTCCGGCAAATCCCCCTGCCGGCCGCCGGCGGCCCTGTCACGCTCGGCACCATCGCCGCGGTTGAGCAGGTGGAGGTGCCGGTATCCATTACCGCCAGCAACGGCCAGCGCACAGCGCGGATCTCGGTGACGCCGTCGGGCTCCAACCTGGGCGCTGTCAACGCGGAGGTCCAGAAACGGCTCGGAGAAGTCCAGCTGCCGGCGGGTGTCACTGCCGAAATCGGCGGTGCCACCACCCAACAGCAGGAGTCCTTCCAGCAGCTCGGGCTCGCCCTGCTGGCGGCAATTGCCATCGTCTACGTCATCATGGTGGCCACCTTCAAGTCGCTCATCCAGCCGCTGATCCTGCTGGTCTCGGTGCCGTTTGCGGCCACCGGTGCCGTTGCACTGCTGCTGGTGACGGGGGTGCCGCTGGGACTGCCTTCGTTGATCGGCATGCTCATGCTGGTGGGCATTGTGGTCACTAACGCGATCGTGCTCATCGACCTCATCAACCAGTACCGGCAACCGCGCGACGGACGGCCGGGCATGAACGTCGCGGACGCGATCACGCACGGGTCACGCCAGCGCCTGCGTCCCATCCTGATGACCGCACTCGCAACCGTGTTCGCCCTCACCCCCATGGCACTGGGCCTCACGGGCGGCGGCGGCTTTATCTCGCAGCCCCTGGCCGTGGTGGTCATCGGGGGACTCATCTCCTCCACGGCGCTGACCCTGGTCCTGGTGCCTGTCCTGTACAGGCTGGTGGAGGGCCGCCGCGAGAGGCAGGCGCTGCTCCGGGAGCTGCAGGCGCGGCCGGAATTCGGCCCCGGGGCTGACGTCGATGAGGAGTTCAGGGACTGGACCACCGGCATGGTGCCAAGAACCAGCGGCAGGCGCGCTGCGCCCGGCAGCCCCGAATAG
- a CDS encoding MarR family winged helix-turn-helix transcriptional regulator — protein sequence MAGKSPESPVRLAAETWESLFRAQVAVMRKLQSGPAFRKLAVNEYDVLFTLSRCPSGWLRLNELNDNVLLSQSSLSRLVERLEKRGLVARMPAPEDGRGVLLKLTDEGRELQKEIGREHVRDISAVLGPALTPAEQKELTRLTTKLRSSLGPRPPRQEPG from the coding sequence ATGGCCGGCAAGAGCCCTGAATCGCCGGTCCGCCTCGCAGCAGAGACCTGGGAGTCGCTCTTCCGGGCCCAGGTGGCGGTGATGCGCAAGCTGCAGTCCGGGCCTGCGTTCCGGAAGCTCGCGGTGAACGAGTACGACGTCCTGTTCACGCTGTCCCGGTGCCCGTCCGGCTGGCTGCGGCTCAACGAGCTCAACGACAACGTCCTGCTGAGCCAGTCCAGCCTGAGCCGGCTGGTGGAGCGGCTGGAGAAGCGCGGGCTCGTGGCCAGGATGCCGGCACCAGAGGATGGCCGCGGCGTGCTTTTGAAGCTGACTGACGAGGGGCGGGAGCTTCAGAAGGAGATCGGGCGCGAGCATGTGCGCGATATCTCCGCCGTCCTGGGTCCGGCCCTGACACCGGCTGAGCAGAAGGAACTGACCAGGCTCACCACCAAGCTCAGGAGCTCCCTGGGGCCGCGGCCGCCCCGGCAGGAACCCGGCTAG
- a CDS encoding ABC transporter substrate-binding protein, with product MPSSTSRRTVIKTGAVLLALGVTSCTAVPAPSPSSDSPSTSAAAEPAATFNFGTAAQPLGLDPALSSDVESQRITRQILEGLVGVDQITGKPTPLLATEWTESNEGRSYTFKLRTDVVFQDGTPFNAEAVCFNFNRWFAFSAELRRQAPGGAFKGVFKAHSDEPELSIFKSCTALSADTVRIDLTQRFTAFLQALTLPAFAMASPAALAAGSADVLDQSRGGQPVSVFGTKPVGTGPFSLSSWDEGSVTLATNKSYWGERGQISTINFVSYDHPQARLQALLDGRIDAYDAVTVGNFDQLVKRGKQIVQRDPFSVMYVGINQDVPVLQNLKVRQAIEMAIDKETLIRRFFIDNTAKATQFVPPKISGFNNEAPELGHDPAKAKEYLKAGGYAGEELKFYYPLNVTRPYLPTPEKVYAEISRQLTAVGFNIQPVPVDWSDGYLQKVQSPGDHALHLLGWNGSYSDADNFVGPLFGEKNGEFGYHDPQVFSKINRARGLPEGKERDGQYHTINAQIAATVPAVPVAFPISALALSDRVLSYPASPVLNEVFTKVQLKP from the coding sequence GTGCCCAGCAGTACTTCGCGGCGGACAGTCATCAAGACGGGCGCTGTCCTCCTGGCGCTGGGCGTGACATCCTGCACTGCCGTCCCCGCCCCCTCGCCCTCGTCGGACTCCCCCAGCACATCCGCGGCCGCCGAGCCCGCCGCCACCTTCAATTTTGGAACTGCTGCCCAGCCCCTGGGCCTGGATCCCGCACTATCCAGCGATGTCGAGTCCCAGCGGATAACCCGCCAGATCCTCGAAGGGCTGGTGGGCGTGGACCAAATCACCGGCAAGCCCACGCCACTGCTCGCCACCGAGTGGACTGAATCGAACGAAGGCCGTTCCTATACCTTCAAGCTCCGGACCGACGTTGTTTTCCAGGACGGGACCCCGTTCAACGCGGAGGCCGTCTGCTTCAACTTCAACCGCTGGTTCGCCTTCTCCGCGGAGCTGAGGCGGCAGGCTCCGGGCGGAGCCTTCAAGGGTGTTTTCAAGGCGCATTCGGACGAGCCGGAGCTCTCCATCTTCAAAAGCTGCACCGCACTCTCAGCGGACACTGTGCGGATTGACCTTACCCAGCGGTTCACCGCCTTCCTCCAGGCCCTCACCCTCCCCGCCTTTGCCATGGCCTCCCCGGCCGCCCTCGCCGCGGGCAGTGCCGACGTCCTTGACCAAAGCCGCGGCGGGCAGCCCGTCTCCGTCTTTGGCACCAAGCCGGTGGGGACCGGGCCGTTCAGCCTTTCCTCCTGGGACGAGGGAAGCGTGACGCTGGCCACCAACAAGTCCTACTGGGGCGAACGCGGGCAAATTTCCACCATCAACTTCGTCTCCTACGACCACCCGCAGGCCAGGCTCCAGGCCCTCCTCGACGGCAGGATCGACGCTTACGACGCCGTGACGGTGGGCAACTTCGACCAACTGGTCAAGCGCGGAAAGCAGATCGTCCAGCGTGACCCCTTCTCCGTCATGTACGTGGGCATCAACCAGGACGTCCCCGTGCTCCAGAACCTGAAGGTTCGCCAGGCGATCGAAATGGCGATCGACAAGGAGACCCTGATCCGCCGGTTCTTCATCGACAACACGGCCAAGGCCACGCAGTTCGTGCCGCCCAAGATCAGCGGATTCAACAACGAGGCCCCGGAGTTGGGCCACGACCCCGCCAAGGCCAAGGAATACTTGAAGGCGGGCGGATACGCCGGCGAGGAACTCAAGTTCTACTACCCCCTGAACGTCACCCGCCCCTACCTGCCCACCCCCGAGAAGGTCTACGCAGAGATCAGCCGCCAGCTCACCGCCGTCGGATTCAACATCCAGCCGGTCCCGGTGGACTGGTCCGACGGCTACCTCCAGAAGGTGCAGTCCCCCGGGGACCACGCGCTCCATCTCCTTGGCTGGAACGGCTCCTACTCCGATGCCGATAACTTCGTGGGCCCCCTCTTCGGAGAGAAGAACGGCGAGTTTGGCTACCACGACCCCCAGGTGTTTTCGAAGATCAACAGGGCGCGCGGGTTGCCGGAAGGGAAGGAAAGGGATGGGCAATATCACACCATCAACGCGCAGATCGCGGCGACCGTCCCCGCTGTGCCCGTCGCCTTCCCCATCTCCGCCCTGGCCCTGTCCGACCGTGTCCTGAGCTATCCGGCGTCGCCGGTCTTAAATGAAGTTTTCACGAAGGTGCAACTAAAGCCTTGA
- a CDS encoding fasciclin domain-containing protein: MQTIKRTTFTVAGVAAAALLSLTACGGSASTSGSSAPAESPAATSMAPSPSASSSAAAMDPAANLVGPGCAGYAEKVPSGAGSVEGMALDPVAVAASNNPILTTLTASVSGKLNPKVDLVDTLNGGEFTVFAPVDDAFAKIDAATIETLKMDDALLSKILTYHVVPGQITPDKIAGTHATVQGGSVTVTGSGDQLKVDDANVICGGVQTKNATVYLIDSVLMPK, from the coding sequence ATGCAGACCATCAAGCGCACAACCTTCACCGTCGCAGGCGTTGCAGCAGCAGCTCTGCTCAGCCTGACCGCCTGTGGCGGTTCAGCATCGACGTCCGGCTCCTCCGCTCCCGCGGAATCGCCGGCGGCAACGAGCATGGCGCCCTCACCGTCGGCCAGCTCCTCCGCTGCGGCCATGGATCCGGCGGCCAACCTGGTTGGCCCGGGCTGCGCGGGCTACGCCGAAAAGGTGCCGTCGGGCGCAGGTTCCGTTGAGGGCATGGCCCTCGATCCCGTGGCCGTGGCAGCGTCCAACAACCCGATCCTGACAACCCTCACCGCGTCCGTTTCCGGAAAGCTGAACCCCAAGGTTGACCTGGTGGACACGCTGAACGGCGGAGAGTTCACGGTCTTCGCGCCGGTGGATGACGCCTTCGCCAAGATCGATGCCGCCACCATCGAAACCCTGAAGATGGACGACGCCCTCCTGAGCAAGATCCTGACCTACCACGTGGTTCCGGGCCAGATCACTCCGGACAAGATCGCAGGCACCCACGCTACGGTCCAGGGCGGTTCAGTTACTGTCACGGGCAGCGGTGACCAGCTCAAGGTTGATGACGCCAACGTGATCTGCGGCGGCGTCCAGACCAAGAACGCAACGGTCTACCTGATCGACTCGGTGCTGATGCCCAAGTAG